In the genome of Bradyrhizobium sp. CIAT3101, one region contains:
- a CDS encoding zinc-binding dehydrogenase — MKAYVYGPDGARISEVAQPKPKGTQVLVRVRACGLNRADTGMRKGHAHGAAGGVGTVLGMEWAGEVAELGPDAKGVKVGDRIMGSGGAAFAEYTLADHGRLFRAPSNMNFEEAATLPVALATMHNAVVTVGGVQPGQSVLIQGASSGVGLMAMQIAKLKGARMVIGSSTDAYRRGRLTEYGADLAVDSSDPKWVDEVLKATNGEGVDLIVDQVSGKVANQNLAATKILGRIINVGRLGGTHADFNFDLHAARRISYIGVTFRTRSIEEVRAIFDEVRKDIWGAVESRKLQLPIDKVYGFNDIDKAFEHMEANKHLGKIVVTVP, encoded by the coding sequence ATGAAGGCTTATGTCTACGGCCCTGACGGCGCTCGGATTTCCGAGGTCGCTCAACCTAAACCAAAAGGCACGCAAGTGCTGGTTCGCGTGCGCGCCTGTGGGCTCAATCGCGCCGACACCGGCATGCGCAAGGGCCACGCCCATGGCGCCGCGGGCGGGGTCGGCACCGTGCTCGGGATGGAATGGGCCGGCGAAGTCGCCGAGCTCGGACCGGATGCGAAGGGCGTCAAGGTCGGCGATCGCATCATGGGCTCCGGCGGCGCGGCGTTCGCCGAGTACACGCTCGCCGACCACGGCCGGCTGTTCCGCGCGCCCTCGAACATGAACTTCGAGGAAGCCGCCACCCTGCCCGTCGCGCTCGCCACCATGCACAACGCCGTCGTCACCGTCGGCGGCGTGCAGCCGGGACAGTCCGTGCTGATCCAGGGTGCGAGCTCCGGTGTCGGCCTGATGGCGATGCAGATCGCAAAACTCAAGGGCGCCAGGATGGTGATCGGCTCCTCGACCGATGCCTATCGCCGTGGCCGCCTGACCGAATATGGCGCCGACCTCGCGGTCGACTCCTCCGATCCGAAATGGGTGGACGAGGTCTTGAAGGCGACGAACGGCGAAGGCGTCGACCTCATCGTCGACCAGGTCTCGGGCAAGGTCGCCAACCAGAACCTCGCCGCGACCAAAATCCTGGGCCGCATCATCAATGTCGGCCGGCTCGGCGGCACCCATGCCGACTTCAACTTCGACCTGCATGCCGCCCGCCGCATCAGCTATATCGGTGTCACCTTCCGCACCCGCTCCATCGAGGAGGTCCGCGCGATCTTCGACGAGGTCAGGAAGGACATCTGGGGCGCGGTGGAATCGCGCAAGCTGCAGCTGCCGATCGACAAGGTCTATGGGTTCAATGACATCGACAAGGCGTTCGAGCACATGGAGGCGAACAAGCACCTCGGGAAGATCGTGGTGACGGTGCCGTAG
- a CDS encoding cation-efflux pump — protein sequence MSGQHDKTSVAAISILASGGMAAAKFVVGIAIGSLALVSEALHSSIDLVATIITWAVVRVSDKPADDEHHYGHGKLESISALGVTALLYVLAGGILVQSYSHLREGTPPPTISAVPFVVLVIDIVVNLWRARALHRAARETRSEALAADALHFASDVMGSCAVIVGLILAAFGFWWGDAAAAAAVAVMIAALGLRMASSTVQTLLDRAPEGAQAKATAAIRSVPGVIDVERLRVRMVGATTFIDSIVNVPRTYPIDRVEEIKRNAQGAVDKAFGDADLTFTAVPVARDNETVRDRIMVIAHNSGLAIHHVTVHDLGAKLIVSIDLEVDADMQLEAAHDVANTLERSIQEEFGADVEVDVHIEPLEPELPFGVDAAPERVQTIAAALTEYAAGGEIHDIHNVRVRDTEGGEIVNFHCRATPSMSVIKVHEQVDAIERRLRRAFPSVKRVISHAEPPRA from the coding sequence ATGAGCGGACAACACGACAAGACATCGGTCGCGGCAATCTCGATCCTGGCCAGCGGCGGCATGGCGGCGGCCAAATTCGTGGTCGGCATCGCGATCGGCTCGCTGGCGCTGGTCTCCGAAGCGCTGCACTCCTCGATCGACCTGGTCGCGACCATCATCACCTGGGCGGTGGTGCGGGTCTCCGACAAGCCGGCCGACGACGAGCACCATTACGGCCACGGCAAGCTCGAGAGCATCTCCGCGCTCGGCGTGACCGCCCTGCTCTACGTGCTCGCCGGCGGCATTCTGGTGCAATCCTACAGCCACCTCCGCGAGGGAACCCCGCCACCGACGATTTCGGCCGTACCGTTCGTGGTGCTGGTGATCGATATCGTCGTCAATCTCTGGCGCGCCCGCGCGCTGCACCGCGCGGCCCGGGAGACCCGGAGCGAGGCGCTCGCCGCCGATGCGCTGCATTTTGCCTCCGACGTCATGGGCTCGTGCGCCGTGATCGTCGGCCTGATCCTCGCAGCCTTCGGCTTCTGGTGGGGTGACGCGGCGGCCGCCGCAGCGGTGGCCGTGATGATCGCGGCTCTCGGCCTGCGGATGGCGAGCTCCACGGTGCAGACGCTGCTCGACCGCGCGCCGGAAGGCGCCCAGGCGAAGGCCACCGCCGCGATCCGCAGCGTGCCCGGCGTGATCGACGTCGAACGCCTGCGCGTGCGCATGGTCGGGGCGACCACCTTCATCGACAGCATCGTCAACGTGCCCAGAACCTACCCGATCGACCGCGTCGAGGAGATCAAGCGCAACGCGCAAGGCGCCGTCGACAAAGCCTTCGGCGATGCCGACCTCACCTTCACCGCCGTGCCGGTCGCCCGCGACAACGAGACCGTGCGCGACCGCATCATGGTGATCGCGCATAATTCGGGCCTCGCCATCCACCACGTCACGGTGCACGATCTCGGCGCCAAGCTGATCGTCAGCATCGACCTCGAGGTCGATGCCGACATGCAACTCGAGGCCGCCCACGACGTCGCCAATACGCTGGAGCGGAGCATCCAGGAAGAGTTCGGAGCCGACGTCGAGGTCGACGTCCATATCGAGCCGCTGGAACCGGAACTGCCGTTCGGCGTCGATGCCGCGCCGGAACGGGTGCAGACCATCGCCGCCGCGCTCACCGAATATGCCGCCGGCGGCGAGATCCACGACATCCATAATGTGCGCGTGCGCGATACCGAGGGCGGCGAGATCGTCAACTTCCATTGCCGCGCCACACCGTCGATGAGCGTGATCAAGGTGCACGAGCAAGTCGACGCGATCGAGCGCCGCTTGCGTCGTGCGTTCCCGAGCGTGAAGCGCGTCATCAGCCACGCCGAACCGCCACGCGCGTGA
- a CDS encoding ATP-binding protein has product MARADAANACVQSDSIKGLAQSIAKPAYHRLLIAEPALRRAVPTLIIAFLITICLGAFVQVVDQTRQKRLVIQNDISSLAELLAERIDRVTSVRAERLKSIENLPNLLPDMIPSRARVSGRHVVVTSAGIDRRILARIPIDSDPSGNDRLLDAITTAQLLAAPPRDNDISSMTLPNGNAAMATSRPIKSLPGLVTVIQERNEPIWGSDAALSVTLSATTGFVVLILGFAFHWQSTRAREGDLINDAVRGRIDTALNRGRCGLWDWDLSRGRIFWSQSMFSMLGLDGRNELLTFGEVNALVKSDDIDLFAIADQLISEKIDHIDQTFRMQHVDGHWIWLRVRCERTRGASDSGMHLIGIAVDITEQKSLAERTVEADLRLRDAIETIPEAFVLWDASDRLVLCNSHFQRLHKLPDTAVIPGTSYETVLEVGRMPEVRTRHNETAAQGPGARTFEAQLDDGSWLHISERRTKDGGYVSVGTDITRIKEHEQKLVDNDLRLRATVIDLKRSQAALERQTIELADLAEKYQREKTRAEEANQTKSKFLANMSHELRTPLNAIIGFSEIMGSGMFGELGSEKYQEYCHDILTSGHYLLEVINDILDMSKIEAGRMKLDMEELDLAQTLAESLRVVAGRAQDKNLELDAEIEKSISVVADRRATKQIIVNLLSNAVKFTPDGGRIVVRSRQLEDRIVLMIADTGIGIAPHSLARLGRPFEQVESQLTKTYHGSGLGLAIARSLAQLHGGSMKLRSRLEVGTVVRVTLPRDAIKAAAGISAAA; this is encoded by the coding sequence ATGGCGCGCGCAGACGCCGCGAACGCGTGTGTCCAATCCGATTCGATCAAAGGATTGGCGCAATCGATCGCGAAACCTGCCTATCATCGGCTCCTGATCGCGGAGCCGGCGCTGCGTCGCGCCGTGCCGACGCTCATCATCGCCTTCCTCATCACGATCTGCCTCGGCGCATTCGTCCAGGTCGTCGACCAGACGCGCCAGAAGCGCCTCGTGATCCAGAACGACATCTCTTCCCTCGCTGAACTGCTCGCCGAGCGCATCGATCGCGTCACCTCCGTGCGCGCGGAGCGGCTGAAGAGCATCGAGAACCTGCCGAATTTGCTGCCCGACATGATCCCGTCCCGGGCCAGGGTCTCGGGCCGCCATGTCGTCGTCACCTCGGCCGGAATCGACCGCCGCATCCTCGCCCGCATTCCGATCGACAGCGATCCTTCGGGCAACGACCGCCTGCTCGATGCGATCACCACCGCGCAGCTGCTCGCAGCTCCGCCGCGCGACAATGACATCTCCAGCATGACGCTTCCGAACGGCAACGCCGCGATGGCGACCTCCCGGCCGATCAAGTCGCTGCCGGGCCTCGTCACCGTGATCCAGGAGCGCAACGAGCCGATCTGGGGCTCGGACGCGGCCCTTTCGGTGACGCTGTCGGCGACCACCGGGTTCGTCGTCCTGATCCTCGGCTTCGCCTTCCACTGGCAGTCGACCCGCGCCCGCGAGGGCGACCTCATCAACGATGCCGTGCGTGGCCGGATCGACACCGCGCTCAACCGCGGCCGCTGCGGCCTGTGGGACTGGGACCTGTCGCGCGGCCGGATCTTCTGGTCGCAATCGATGTTCTCGATGCTGGGCCTCGACGGCCGCAACGAGCTCCTCACCTTCGGCGAGGTCAACGCGCTGGTGAAGTCGGACGACATCGACCTGTTCGCGATCGCCGACCAGCTGATCTCCGAGAAGATCGACCATATCGACCAGACCTTCCGCATGCAGCATGTCGACGGCCACTGGATCTGGCTCCGCGTCCGCTGCGAGCGGACCCGCGGCGCCAGCGATTCCGGCATGCACCTGATCGGCATCGCGGTCGACATCACCGAGCAGAAGAGCCTCGCCGAGCGCACCGTGGAAGCCGACCTTCGCCTGCGCGACGCCATCGAGACCATTCCGGAAGCCTTCGTGCTGTGGGACGCCAGCGACCGCCTGGTGCTCTGCAATTCGCACTTCCAGCGCCTGCACAAGCTGCCCGACACCGCCGTGATCCCCGGCACCTCCTACGAGACCGTGCTGGAAGTCGGCCGCATGCCGGAGGTCCGCACCCGCCACAACGAGACCGCTGCCCAAGGCCCCGGCGCCCGCACCTTCGAGGCGCAGCTCGACGACGGCAGCTGGCTGCACATCAGCGAGCGCCGCACCAAGGACGGCGGCTACGTCTCGGTCGGCACCGACATCACCCGCATCAAGGAGCACGAGCAGAAGCTCGTCGACAACGATCTGCGCCTGCGCGCCACCGTCATCGACCTCAAGCGCTCGCAGGCGGCGCTGGAACGCCAGACCATCGAGCTCGCCGACCTCGCCGAGAAATATCAGCGCGAGAAGACCCGCGCCGAGGAAGCCAACCAGACCAAGTCGAAATTCCTCGCCAATATGAGCCACGAGCTGCGCACGCCGCTCAACGCCATCATCGGCTTCTCCGAGATCATGGGCTCGGGCATGTTCGGCGAGCTGGGCTCGGAGAAGTACCAGGAATACTGCCACGACATCCTCACCAGCGGCCATTATCTGCTCGAGGTCATCAACGACATCCTCGACATGTCCAAGATCGAGGCCGGCCGCATGAAGCTCGACATGGAAGAGCTCGACCTCGCACAGACGCTCGCGGAATCCCTGCGCGTCGTCGCCGGCCGGGCGCAGGACAAGAACCTGGAGCTCGACGCCGAGATCGAGAAGTCCATTTCGGTCGTCGCCGACCGCCGCGCCACCAAGCAGATCATCGTCAACCTGCTGTCCAACGCCGTGAAGTTCACGCCCGACGGCGGACGCATCGTGGTGCGCAGCCGGCAGCTCGAGGACAGGATCGTGCTGATGATCGCCGACACCGGCATCGGCATCGCGCCGCACTCGCTGGCGCGGCTCGGACGTCCGTTCGAGCAGGTCGAGAGCCAGCTCACCAAGACCTATCACGGCTCCGGCCTCGGGCTCGCGATCGCCCGCTCGCTGGCGCAGCTCCACGGCGGCTCGATGAAGCTGCGCTCCAGGCTCGAAGTCGGCACCGTCGTCCGCGTGACGCTGCCGCGCGACGCCATCAAGGCGGCAGCCGGAATTTCCGCGGCTGCCTAG
- a CDS encoding LysR family transcriptional regulator: MIDKLELLLALAKERHFGRAAEACGVTQPTMSTGLKQLEEILGVMLVQRGSRFQGFTPEGERTLDWARRIVGDARAMRDEINGLKHQLSGEIRIAAIPTALGMVASLTTPYRARHPEVRFSIRSTTSSEVLGLLENLEVDAGLTYIENEPIGKVRTIPLYNESYRLLTAPDGMFGDRETVTWKEVGQVPLCLLTPDMQNRRIIDRALRSVAAEATPTLTSNSLLVLFTHVKTGRWASVMPAKLAETLGLSSDKVRSIPITDPEVNYSIGLVIPQRDPMTPLIAALVNVAREVAPSLQS; this comes from the coding sequence TTGATCGACAAGCTTGAACTGCTGCTGGCGCTGGCCAAAGAGCGGCATTTTGGACGGGCAGCAGAGGCCTGCGGTGTCACCCAGCCGACCATGTCGACCGGGCTGAAGCAGCTCGAGGAGATCCTCGGTGTGATGCTGGTCCAGCGCGGGTCCCGGTTTCAGGGATTTACCCCCGAGGGCGAGCGGACGCTGGACTGGGCGCGGCGGATCGTGGGCGATGCCCGCGCGATGCGCGACGAGATCAACGGACTGAAGCATCAGCTCTCCGGCGAGATCCGCATTGCGGCGATCCCGACGGCACTCGGCATGGTCGCGTCGCTGACGACGCCGTACCGTGCGCGGCATCCCGAGGTGCGTTTCAGCATCCGCTCGACGACCTCGTCGGAGGTGCTGGGGTTGCTCGAAAATCTCGAGGTCGATGCCGGGCTGACCTATATCGAGAACGAGCCGATCGGGAAGGTGCGCACCATTCCGCTCTATAACGAGAGCTATCGCCTGCTCACCGCGCCCGATGGGATGTTCGGGGATCGCGAGACGGTGACGTGGAAGGAGGTCGGGCAGGTGCCGCTGTGCCTGCTGACACCCGACATGCAGAACCGCCGCATCATCGACCGTGCGCTGCGTTCGGTCGCGGCGGAGGCGACGCCGACACTGACTTCGAACTCGCTGTTGGTGCTGTTCACCCACGTCAAGACCGGGCGCTGGGCGAGCGTGATGCCGGCCAAGCTCGCCGAGACGCTTGGTCTGTCGTCCGACAAGGTCCGCTCGATTCCGATCACCGACCCCGAGGTCAATTACAGCATTGGTCTCGTGATCCCGCAGCGCGATCCGATGACGCCGCTGATCGCGGCGCTGGTCAATGTCGCGCGCGAAGTGGCGCCGAGCCTGCAGTCGTAG